A genomic region of Synechococcus sp. NOUM97013 contains the following coding sequences:
- a CDS encoding bifunctional 2-polyprenyl-6-hydroxyphenol methylase/3-demethylubiquinol 3-O-methyltransferase UbiG, translated as MPPVHASAPVGIEEFLASGFAVKEHLASYLGLTAEEVCQRLPQSKEDLAAMHPGAFDPDRAEDFYEDTVGTGHLFELAAWHLSSADYIADTLRLQQQFARGNVLDFGGGIGTHALAAAGLESVRHVWFVDLNPQNRAFVKDRAARLGLSDRVSVHRDLASVPDQSFDTVVCLDVLEHLPEPSAQLMEFHQRLTPDGRALLNWYFFKGHDGEYPFHFDDPQLVDHFFRTLQRHYLEVFHPLLITTRAYRPLDSGV; from the coding sequence ATGCCGCCTGTTCACGCTTCAGCCCCTGTGGGCATCGAGGAGTTCCTGGCCAGCGGTTTTGCGGTGAAGGAGCATTTGGCCTCTTATTTGGGTTTAACTGCTGAGGAGGTGTGCCAGCGGCTTCCGCAGAGCAAAGAAGACCTCGCTGCGATGCATCCGGGTGCCTTTGATCCGGATCGGGCTGAGGATTTCTACGAAGACACGGTGGGCACCGGTCACCTGTTCGAGCTTGCGGCCTGGCATCTGAGCAGTGCGGATTACATCGCCGACACCTTGCGTCTGCAGCAGCAGTTCGCCCGTGGGAATGTGCTCGACTTCGGCGGCGGCATCGGCACGCATGCGTTAGCGGCGGCCGGTCTGGAGAGCGTGCGTCATGTGTGGTTCGTGGATCTCAATCCGCAGAACCGGGCGTTTGTGAAGGATCGTGCCGCGCGCCTCGGTCTGTCCGACCGGGTGTCGGTGCATCGCGATCTCGCCAGTGTTCCTGATCAGTCATTCGACACCGTCGTGTGCCTCGATGTGTTGGAGCACCTCCCCGAGCCTTCGGCGCAGCTGATGGAGTTTCACCAGCGTTTGACTCCTGATGGCCGAGCCCTGCTGAACTGGTACTTCTTCAAGGGTCATGACGGCGAGTATCCGTTCCATTTCGATGACCCGCAGCTGGTAGACCACTTCTTCCGCACCCTGCAGCGCCATTACCTGGAGGTGTTCCATCCCCTCTTGATCACAACCCGGGCTTACCGTCCGCTGGACAGTGGCGTCTGA
- the kaiB gene encoding circadian clock protein KaiB, whose amino-acid sequence MSPRKTYILKLYVAGNTPNSMRALKTLRNILETEFKGVYALKVIDVLKNPQLAEEDKILATPTLSKILPPPVRRIIGDLSDRERVLIGLDLLYDELTDNNLTSSLMESLEEVDTVESDS is encoded by the coding sequence ATGAGCCCACGCAAGACCTACATCCTCAAGCTCTACGTCGCAGGGAACACCCCCAACTCCATGCGGGCGCTCAAAACCCTGCGCAACATCCTCGAAACGGAGTTCAAGGGGGTTTATGCCCTGAAGGTGATCGATGTGCTCAAAAATCCGCAGCTGGCAGAGGAGGACAAGATCCTGGCAACGCCAACCCTGTCCAAGATTCTTCCACCTCCGGTGCGGCGCATCATCGGCGATCTCTCGGATCGGGAACGGGTGTTGATCGGCCTTGATCTGCTCTACGACGAGCTCACCGACAACAACCTCACCTCTTCCTTGATGGAGTCGCTTGAGGAAGTCGACACAGTCGAATCAGATTCTTAA
- the rpmA gene encoding 50S ribosomal protein L27, whose translation MAHKKGTGSTRNGRDSNSKRLGVKAYGGESVTAGSILIRQRGTAVLPGVNVGQGKDDTLFALTDGVVKFETIRRGLRNRKRINITATA comes from the coding sequence ATGGCTCATAAGAAAGGCACAGGTTCAACCCGAAACGGTCGCGATTCCAATTCCAAGCGCCTGGGCGTCAAGGCCTACGGCGGCGAATCCGTTACCGCCGGTTCCATCCTGATCCGCCAGCGCGGCACCGCCGTGCTGCCCGGCGTCAACGTTGGCCAAGGCAAGGACGACACCCTGTTCGCCCTCACCGATGGCGTGGTCAAGTTCGAGACCATCCGTCGTGGACTGCGCAACCGCAAGCGCATCAACATCACGGCCACGGCCTGA
- a CDS encoding circadian clock protein KaiA, whose protein sequence is MARPALTIALLLRTRALVDVCCQWLPVNRYAPVDLGEVQSGQQVLELLSHQREAVDAVVIEQSLLDDTTRESLGEEGLLFPAVVVGERMGRVDCHPEEVHLPADQLEQLGYNVDAAISRFLRQGQKEVIPEDGAEQNSKPAIDGSAWRMSSRLQERLGYLGVFYKRDPSRFLANLPPDEQRDLVLSLQRTYRDLLISYFRDPAAANQALESFVNTAFFGDLPITRAVEIHMNLIDDFWKQLRLEGHKNDFLQDYRLALLDVMAHLCEMYRRSIPAEVSLTPAARERRVLNDPEVSP, encoded by the coding sequence ATGGCCCGTCCGGCACTCACGATCGCCTTGCTGCTGCGCACCAGAGCGCTGGTTGATGTCTGTTGTCAGTGGTTGCCGGTGAATCGTTATGCCCCAGTGGATCTGGGGGAGGTGCAATCGGGTCAGCAGGTGCTGGAGCTGCTTTCGCATCAGCGCGAGGCGGTGGATGCAGTGGTGATCGAACAGTCCTTGCTGGATGACACCACGCGTGAATCTCTCGGCGAAGAGGGTCTGCTCTTCCCGGCCGTGGTTGTCGGGGAGCGGATGGGGCGGGTGGATTGCCACCCGGAGGAAGTGCATCTGCCCGCTGATCAGCTGGAGCAGCTGGGTTACAACGTGGATGCCGCTATCTCACGCTTTCTGCGTCAAGGCCAGAAGGAGGTGATACCGGAGGATGGCGCCGAGCAGAACTCCAAGCCTGCCATTGATGGCAGCGCCTGGAGGATGTCCAGCCGCCTTCAAGAACGGCTCGGTTATCTCGGTGTTTTTTACAAGCGAGATCCGTCACGGTTTCTCGCCAATCTTCCCCCCGATGAACAGCGCGATCTGGTGCTGTCGCTGCAGCGCACCTATCGGGATCTGCTAATCAGCTACTTCCGGGATCCGGCTGCTGCCAACCAGGCCTTGGAAAGCTTTGTGAACACGGCCTTTTTCGGTGACTTGCCGATCACCCGCGCTGTGGAGATCCACATGAATCTGATTGACGACTTCTGGAAGCAACTCAGACTTGAGGGGCATAAGAACGATTTCCTTCAGGACTATCGCCTCGCGTTGCTCGATGTCATGGCTCACCTCTGCGAGATGTATCGACGTTCGATTCCCGCTGAGGTCTCCCTGACGCCCGCTGCCCGGGAACGTCGCGTTCTCAACGATCCGGAGGTGTCCCCATGA
- a CDS encoding YebC/PmpR family DNA-binding transcriptional regulator, producing MAGHSKWSQIKRTKAVVDAKRGAVFTRIGREITVAARQGSDPEGNFQLRTAIAKAKAAGVPAGNIERAIAKGSGQSGEGMQLEAMRYEGYGPGGMAVLVEVLSDNRNRTAAELRLAFSKHGGNLGETGCVSYLFQHRSEVLIKANALDEDALLEALIELNADGYELTQADQALVHGPYEALETLQNGLRTRGFEVEEWEHCWHPLTQVAPSDQPTAQQSLKLLQALEDLEDVSSVSANLDLPAEMQLH from the coding sequence ATGGCAGGCCACAGCAAATGGTCCCAGATCAAGCGCACCAAGGCCGTGGTGGATGCCAAGCGGGGGGCTGTGTTCACCCGCATCGGACGCGAAATCACAGTGGCCGCACGCCAGGGCAGTGACCCTGAGGGCAACTTTCAACTGCGCACCGCCATTGCCAAAGCCAAAGCAGCCGGCGTGCCGGCGGGGAACATCGAACGCGCCATCGCCAAGGGCTCCGGCCAAAGCGGGGAGGGCATGCAACTGGAAGCGATGCGCTACGAGGGCTATGGCCCCGGTGGCATGGCAGTGCTGGTGGAAGTCCTGAGCGACAACCGCAACCGCACGGCGGCGGAACTGCGTCTGGCCTTCAGCAAGCACGGCGGAAACCTGGGCGAAACCGGTTGCGTCAGCTACCTCTTCCAGCACAGAAGCGAAGTGCTGATCAAAGCCAACGCCTTGGATGAGGACGCTCTACTGGAAGCGCTGATTGAACTGAATGCCGACGGCTACGAGCTCACCCAAGCCGACCAGGCTCTGGTGCACGGCCCTTACGAAGCACTCGAAACGCTGCAGAACGGCCTTCGAACACGAGGCTTTGAGGTGGAGGAATGGGAACACTGCTGGCATCCCCTCACCCAGGTCGCACCCAGCGATCAGCCCACAGCGCAGCAAAGCCTCAAGCTGCTGCAGGCCCTCGAAGACCTGGAAGACGTGAGCAGCGTCAGCGCCAATCTGGACCTGCCTGCAGAGATGCAGCTCCACTGA
- the kaiC gene encoding circadian clock protein KaiC → MQISSSSGSPQMQVQKLPTGIEGFDDVCQGGLPIGRSTLISGTSGTGKTVFSLHFLHNGIQHFDEPGIFVTFEESPLDILRNAASFGWNLQEMVEQDKLFILDASPDPDGQDVAGSFDLSGLIERINYAIRKYKAKRVAIDSITAVFQQYDAVFVVRREIFRLIARLKEIGVTTVMTTERIDEYGPIARYGVEEFVSDNVVILRNVLEGERRRRTVEILKLRGTTHMKGEFPFTMGAHGISIFPLGAMRLTQRSSNVRVSSGVPRLDEMCGGGFFKDSIILATGATGTGKTLLVSKFIEDACRNKERAILFAYEESRAQLLRNATSWGIDFEQMEQDGLLKIICAYPESTGLEDHLQIIKTEITQFKPSRMAIDSLSALARGVSHNAFRQFVIGVTGYAKQEEIAGFFTNTSEEFMGSHSITDSHISTITDTILMLQYVEIRGEMARALNVFKMRGSWHDKGIREFVITGNGPQIKDSFSNFERIISGVPHRVSTDERSELSRIARGVAPD, encoded by the coding sequence ATGCAGATCTCCAGCTCCAGTGGTTCCCCACAGATGCAGGTTCAAAAGCTCCCGACTGGGATCGAGGGCTTTGATGATGTGTGCCAAGGCGGCCTGCCGATCGGTCGCAGCACCCTGATCAGCGGCACGTCCGGGACAGGAAAAACAGTCTTTTCGCTCCACTTTTTGCACAACGGCATTCAGCACTTTGATGAGCCGGGGATCTTTGTCACCTTTGAGGAGTCACCGCTCGACATCCTGCGCAATGCCGCCAGCTTCGGTTGGAATCTGCAGGAGATGGTTGAGCAGGACAAGCTGTTCATCCTCGATGCCTCGCCCGATCCTGATGGCCAGGATGTGGCCGGTAGCTTTGACCTCTCCGGACTAATTGAGCGGATCAACTACGCCATCCGCAAATACAAGGCGAAGCGGGTGGCGATCGACTCGATCACTGCGGTGTTTCAGCAGTACGACGCCGTCTTCGTGGTGCGTCGTGAGATCTTCCGCCTGATTGCCCGTCTCAAGGAGATTGGCGTCACCACGGTGATGACCACCGAACGCATCGATGAGTACGGTCCTATTGCGCGCTACGGCGTTGAGGAATTTGTCTCCGACAACGTGGTGATCCTGCGCAACGTTCTGGAGGGCGAACGTCGCCGCCGGACGGTGGAAATTCTCAAGCTACGCGGCACTACGCACATGAAAGGGGAGTTCCCTTTCACCATGGGCGCCCATGGCATCAGCATCTTCCCGCTGGGAGCCATGCGTCTCACGCAGCGTTCATCGAACGTGCGGGTGAGTTCCGGTGTGCCGCGCCTTGATGAGATGTGCGGCGGTGGATTCTTTAAGGACTCGATCATCCTTGCCACCGGTGCTACGGGCACTGGCAAGACGTTGCTGGTGTCCAAGTTCATCGAAGATGCCTGCCGCAACAAGGAGCGCGCGATCCTGTTCGCCTACGAGGAATCCAGGGCGCAGTTGCTGCGCAACGCCACTAGCTGGGGCATTGATTTCGAGCAGATGGAGCAGGATGGCTTGCTCAAGATCATTTGTGCCTATCCGGAATCCACTGGTCTGGAGGACCACCTGCAGATCATCAAGACGGAGATCACCCAGTTCAAGCCCTCACGGATGGCGATCGATTCGCTCTCGGCTCTGGCACGGGGAGTCAGCCACAACGCCTTCCGCCAGTTCGTGATCGGTGTGACGGGTTACGCCAAGCAGGAGGAGATCGCCGGCTTCTTCACGAACACCTCAGAGGAGTTCATGGGTAGCCATTCGATCACCGATTCCCACATCTCCACGATCACCGACACGATCCTGATGCTGCAGTACGTGGAGATCCGCGGTGAGATGGCCCGGGCCCTGAATGTGTTCAAAATGCGTGGTTCTTGGCATGACAAGGGCATCCGCGAGTTCGTGATTACGGGTAATGGTCCGCAGATCAAAGATTCCTTCTCCAACTTCGAGCGGATCATTTCGGGTGTCCCTCATCGGGTGAGCACCGATGAACGCAGTGAGCTCTCGCGCATCGCCCGTGGTGTGGCGCCTGACTGA
- the truB gene encoding tRNA pseudouridine(55) synthase TruB: MTAPIGFAVIDKPAGLTSHACVARIRRVLGTRRVGHGGTLDPAVTGVLPIAVGQATRLLPYLPGDKTYRGVIQLGVTTGTDDLQGEVLSRKPLPELNRISLEQALSAFRGSIRQRPPQVSAVHVNGERAHARARRGEVMDLPARTVTLHRLELLDWDPAQAQLEVEVHCTAGTYIRSLARDLGDALGCGGALAQLRRIQALGFSADQAVPLPEAPDDVGAGNLTLLRPELALPHLRQRTLNASEQEDWSCGRRLGAEPHETPPADPVVVLSEGGRMLGLGLPDGDGGLKPKVVFEARG, translated from the coding sequence TTGACAGCGCCCATCGGCTTCGCCGTGATCGACAAGCCGGCGGGGCTCACCTCCCATGCCTGTGTGGCCCGCATCCGCAGGGTGCTGGGCACCCGCCGCGTCGGCCATGGAGGCACCCTCGATCCGGCCGTGACGGGCGTGCTGCCGATTGCCGTCGGACAAGCCACTCGGCTGCTGCCCTATCTGCCCGGAGACAAGACCTACCGCGGCGTGATCCAGCTCGGAGTGACCACCGGCACCGATGACCTACAGGGAGAGGTGCTGAGCCGCAAGCCGCTGCCGGAGCTGAACCGCATCAGCCTGGAGCAGGCCCTGTCAGCGTTCCGCGGCAGCATCCGTCAACGTCCTCCCCAGGTCTCCGCCGTGCACGTGAATGGGGAAAGGGCCCACGCCCGGGCCCGACGCGGTGAAGTGATGGACCTGCCGGCCCGGACGGTGACCCTGCATCGGCTGGAGCTACTGGACTGGGACCCGGCGCAGGCTCAGCTGGAGGTGGAGGTCCACTGCACAGCGGGCACCTACATCCGATCCCTGGCCAGAGACCTGGGCGACGCGCTCGGTTGCGGTGGCGCCCTCGCCCAGCTCCGGCGCATCCAAGCCCTGGGGTTCAGCGCTGATCAGGCCGTCCCCCTGCCTGAAGCACCCGATGACGTGGGAGCTGGAAACCTGACGCTGCTGCGCCCGGAATTAGCGCTGCCGCACCTGCGGCAGCGGACGCTCAATGCCAGCGAGCAGGAGGACTGGAGCTGTGGCCGCAGGCTCGGAGCTGAACCCCATGAAACGCCGCCAGCCGATCCGGTAGTGGTGCTCAGCGAAGGGGGGCGAATGCTCGGACTGGGACTGCCAGATGGCGACGGTGGACTGAAACCCAAAGTGGTGTTCGAGGCCAGGGGCTGA
- the rplU gene encoding 50S ribosomal protein L21: MAETSPTTSAAPETGSYAIVEASGQQFWLQPNRYYDLDRLQADVDATVTLDNVLLVKDAKGTTLGKPYVKDASVELKVMAHRRGPKVIVYKMRPKKKTRRKNGHRQELTRVMVQSISVGGKAIS; encoded by the coding sequence ATGGCCGAAACCAGTCCCACCACCTCTGCAGCCCCCGAAACGGGCAGCTACGCCATCGTTGAAGCTTCCGGCCAGCAGTTCTGGCTGCAGCCCAACCGTTATTACGACCTGGACCGCCTCCAGGCCGATGTTGACGCCACGGTGACGCTCGACAACGTTCTCCTCGTGAAGGACGCCAAGGGCACCACTCTGGGCAAGCCTTATGTGAAGGATGCAAGCGTCGAACTGAAGGTGATGGCTCACCGTCGCGGTCCCAAGGTGATCGTTTACAAGATGCGCCCCAAAAAGAAGACCCGTCGCAAGAATGGTCATCGTCAGGAACTGACCCGCGTCATGGTTCAGTCCATCTCTGTCGGCGGCAAGGCCATCAGCTGA
- a CDS encoding DUF2127 domain-containing protein, producing the protein MSQSAGQGRWLIRLIVIKKVLLALVLLLISLAALFGDVHYAQLSDFADSWGQADRQFLSAMAQKGTVLGPTRLMRLAVVSGFYALLILVAAWATWVGRRWGEWLLVGVLALALPLEIMHALHEQSPRTLVVLGLTVLGLVLTTRQALRSVRGH; encoded by the coding sequence ATGAGCCAATCCGCGGGCCAAGGACGTTGGCTGATCCGTTTGATCGTGATCAAAAAAGTCCTGCTCGCGCTTGTGCTGTTGTTGATCAGCCTGGCGGCCTTGTTCGGTGACGTCCATTACGCGCAGCTTTCGGACTTTGCTGACAGCTGGGGGCAGGCTGATCGCCAGTTCTTGTCCGCGATGGCCCAAAAGGGCACGGTGCTGGGGCCCACCCGCCTGATGCGACTGGCGGTGGTGTCGGGCTTCTATGCGTTGTTGATCCTTGTGGCCGCCTGGGCTACCTGGGTTGGCCGCCGTTGGGGTGAGTGGTTGTTAGTCGGGGTCCTGGCCTTGGCTCTTCCCCTGGAAATCATGCATGCCCTGCATGAACAAAGCCCCAGGACGTTGGTCGTCCTGGGGCTCACTGTCCTTGGGTTGGTACTTACCACCCGTCAGGCTCTGCGTTCGGTGCGCGGACATTGA